One segment of Streptomyces sp. NBC_00576 DNA contains the following:
- a CDS encoding FtsK/SpoIIIE domain-containing protein, producing MRLTLTVVDPFGGGTADVVLDADPESTVGDIAQELAKQVGHSGAQIIPLGHHGQVPANNSPLVYVDGYAVDPSTNVVGSPLREGAVVSLQDPAGCLPGEPTGLVELRVVGGPVAGFVHRLGVGRYDIGSGPASYVRIDDPEVDARALTLSVATDGTCQVAVHGEKAGEKDGDKDGGKGSVTLDGKDMADIEGNEWPLGGQIAIGNSLVELARYTPPNAALKWSEDGVGLDYNRPPRLRSPDRQTKFRLPSPPRDFEARPLPWLMALTPLVGAIVAVTIFGRWYYLIMAGLSPIMLFANYFMDKKHGRKSHAKQVKEYKEQKERIEKDAQDALVAERQDRRHAIPDPATVLSLGTGPRTRLWERRRTDRDHLLLRVGTGQLPSEVVLDDPEQDEHRRQVTWKIEDAPVALSLRSLGVIGMAGPGDSARALGRWAIAQTAALQSPMDVQFYVLSESTAQESWDWVRWLPHTRPSGGQDVNVLIGTDAETVGARIGELTQILDARKKAAEQNKGQRASFSDPDIVVVWDGSRRLRSLPGVVKLLREGPAVAMYALCLDAEERFLPGECQAFVVAEPKAEEHADPYQVSGSQPQPQVAGGFPSFHAWHAADNETDRRAQADKLRLRVEEESAEGVRDVRPDFVSAAWCLRLARSLSALRDISGETEDSALPGSSRLLDVLQLEPPTPDAITARWRMGGQSTMAVIGESYDGAFGIDIRKDGPHGLIAGTTGSGKSELLQTIVAALAVANTPENMTFVLVDYKGGAAFKDCVHLPHTVGMVTDLDAHLVERALESLGAELHRREHILADADAKDIEDYQDLVRRNPSSHAPVPRLLIVIDEFASMVRDLPDFVTGLVNIAQRGRSLGIHLLLATQRPSGVVSPEIRANTNLRIALRVTDGGESSDVIDSPEAGHISKNTPGRAYVRLGHASLVPFQSGRVGGRRPGAADPAVLMPWSGPLAWEDLGRAALKKPKVEAREEEEITDLKVLVDAVRDANRSLGIPPQHSPWLPALSETLLLDEIEVPAFADHGTGKLAPVPYGVEDLPAAQARRPVVVDFSTFGHLMIGGAPRSGRSQILRTIAASLARTHSTADVHLYGIDCGNGALNALSRLPHCGAVVSRNQTERVIRLVNRLKGEMSRRQDLLAEKGFADIGEQRAASAADERLPHIVVLLDRWEGWVPTLGEVDHGALTDELTTMMREGASVGIHLVLTGDRTLLVGRIATLTEEKYGLRLADRSDFSTLGIPHRKVPEEIPPGRGYKNESGIETQFALLSEDTTGQGQAAAITAIGEAAAARDAQVPRSRRPFRVDSLPSRISFADAWGMRDPETSGSRLWGLVGIGGDDITGFGPDLATGVPTFVIAGPAKSGRSTVLMNFAQSYLSQGVRLVIAAPRQSPLRQLDGADGVLKMYTGDDIDEDDFEELIDQASLEEPIVVLIDDGEILEDCDAASQMKKIVSRGAERGLGLVIAGDEEDVCSGFSGWQVDAKKGRRGILLSPQESSSGDLIGVRINRSMVGGQVAPGKGMLHLGDGELRTVVIPG from the coding sequence GTGCGCCTGACTCTGACCGTCGTCGATCCGTTCGGCGGGGGCACCGCCGACGTCGTGCTCGATGCGGATCCCGAGTCCACCGTCGGGGACATCGCACAGGAACTGGCGAAACAGGTCGGCCACAGCGGTGCCCAGATCATTCCGCTCGGGCATCACGGACAGGTGCCCGCCAACAACTCCCCCCTTGTTTACGTGGATGGGTACGCCGTCGACCCGTCCACCAACGTCGTCGGGTCGCCCCTGCGTGAAGGGGCCGTCGTCAGCCTTCAGGATCCCGCCGGGTGTCTGCCCGGGGAGCCGACCGGGCTCGTCGAGCTGCGGGTCGTGGGCGGGCCTGTCGCCGGGTTCGTGCACCGGCTCGGCGTCGGGCGGTACGACATCGGCAGCGGGCCCGCCTCGTACGTCAGGATCGACGATCCCGAGGTCGACGCCCGCGCCCTCACGTTGTCAGTTGCAACCGATGGCACCTGCCAAGTCGCCGTACATGGGGAGAAGGCCGGGGAGAAGGACGGCGACAAGGACGGGGGCAAGGGGAGCGTCACCCTCGACGGCAAGGACATGGCGGACATCGAGGGGAACGAGTGGCCCCTCGGCGGGCAGATCGCCATCGGCAACTCCCTTGTCGAGCTTGCCCGTTACACCCCGCCCAACGCCGCCCTCAAGTGGTCCGAGGACGGTGTCGGTCTCGACTACAACCGGCCGCCCCGGCTGCGCTCCCCCGACCGGCAGACCAAGTTCCGGCTGCCGTCGCCGCCCCGGGACTTCGAGGCCCGGCCGCTGCCCTGGCTGATGGCACTGACGCCGCTGGTGGGCGCGATCGTGGCCGTGACGATCTTCGGGCGCTGGTACTACCTGATCATGGCGGGCCTCAGCCCGATCATGCTCTTCGCCAACTACTTCATGGACAAGAAGCACGGGCGCAAGTCCCATGCGAAGCAGGTCAAGGAGTACAAGGAGCAGAAGGAGCGGATCGAGAAGGACGCGCAGGACGCCCTCGTCGCGGAGCGGCAGGACCGGCGGCACGCCATCCCCGACCCCGCCACCGTCCTCTCCCTCGGCACCGGGCCCCGTACGCGGCTGTGGGAGCGGCGGCGTACCGACCGTGACCATCTGCTGCTGCGGGTCGGCACCGGGCAGTTGCCGTCCGAGGTCGTGCTCGACGACCCGGAGCAGGACGAGCACCGGCGTCAGGTGACGTGGAAGATCGAGGACGCCCCTGTCGCGCTGTCGCTGCGCTCGCTCGGTGTCATCGGTATGGCGGGGCCCGGGGATTCGGCCCGTGCGCTCGGGCGGTGGGCCATCGCCCAGACGGCCGCGCTGCAGAGCCCGATGGACGTCCAGTTCTACGTACTGAGCGAGAGCACCGCGCAGGAGAGCTGGGACTGGGTCCGCTGGCTGCCGCACACCAGGCCGTCCGGCGGGCAGGACGTCAACGTCCTCATCGGCACCGACGCGGAGACCGTCGGCGCGCGTATCGGCGAGCTGACGCAGATCCTCGACGCGCGCAAGAAGGCCGCCGAGCAGAACAAGGGGCAGCGGGCGTCGTTCAGCGACCCGGACATTGTTGTCGTGTGGGACGGGTCCCGACGGCTGCGGTCGCTGCCCGGTGTCGTCAAGCTGCTGCGCGAGGGGCCTGCCGTGGCGATGTACGCCCTCTGCCTCGACGCCGAGGAACGGTTCCTGCCCGGTGAGTGCCAGGCCTTCGTCGTCGCCGAACCCAAGGCCGAGGAGCACGCCGACCCCTACCAGGTCAGCGGCTCACAGCCTCAGCCGCAGGTCGCGGGCGGGTTCCCGTCCTTCCACGCCTGGCATGCCGCCGACAACGAAACCGACCGGCGCGCCCAGGCCGACAAGCTGCGGCTGCGCGTGGAGGAGGAGAGCGCGGAGGGCGTACGTGACGTACGGCCCGACTTCGTCTCCGCAGCCTGGTGTCTGCGCCTGGCCCGGTCCCTCTCCGCCCTCCGCGACATCAGCGGCGAGACCGAGGACTCGGCGCTGCCGGGGTCGAGTCGGCTGCTCGACGTACTCCAGCTGGAGCCGCCGACGCCCGACGCGATCACCGCGCGCTGGCGCATGGGCGGGCAGTCGACGATGGCGGTCATCGGGGAGTCGTACGACGGCGCGTTCGGCATCGACATCCGCAAGGACGGGCCGCACGGGCTCATCGCCGGTACGACCGGTTCCGGTAAGTCGGAGCTGCTGCAGACCATCGTGGCCGCGCTCGCCGTCGCCAACACCCCCGAGAACATGACGTTCGTGCTCGTCGACTACAAGGGTGGCGCCGCGTTCAAGGACTGTGTGCATCTCCCGCACACGGTCGGCATGGTGACCGACCTCGACGCCCACCTCGTCGAGCGCGCCCTCGAATCGCTCGGCGCCGAGCTGCACCGCCGCGAGCACATCCTTGCCGACGCCGACGCCAAGGACATCGAGGACTACCAGGATCTGGTGCGCCGGAATCCGTCGTCCCACGCTCCTGTTCCCCGACTCCTCATCGTCATCGACGAGTTCGCCTCGATGGTGCGCGACCTCCCGGACTTCGTCACCGGGCTGGTCAACATCGCCCAGCGAGGCCGTTCCCTCGGTATCCATCTGCTGCTGGCCACGCAGCGCCCGTCGGGTGTCGTGTCTCCCGAGATCCGCGCCAACACCAACCTCCGTATCGCGCTGCGCGTGACGGACGGCGGTGAGTCGTCCGACGTCATCGACTCGCCGGAGGCCGGGCACATCTCCAAGAACACCCCCGGTCGGGCGTATGTACGACTCGGGCACGCCTCCCTCGTCCCCTTCCAGTCCGGACGCGTCGGTGGACGTCGGCCCGGAGCGGCGGACCCCGCGGTCCTCATGCCCTGGTCGGGGCCGCTGGCCTGGGAGGACCTGGGCCGGGCCGCGCTGAAGAAGCCCAAGGTCGAGGCGCGGGAGGAAGAGGAGATCACCGACCTCAAGGTGCTCGTCGACGCCGTGCGCGACGCCAACCGGTCGCTCGGAATCCCGCCCCAGCACAGCCCCTGGCTGCCCGCCCTCTCCGAGACGCTGCTGCTCGACGAGATCGAGGTCCCCGCCTTCGCCGACCACGGCACGGGCAAGCTGGCGCCCGTCCCGTACGGCGTCGAGGATCTGCCGGCCGCCCAGGCGCGCCGCCCGGTCGTCGTCGACTTCTCCACCTTCGGGCATCTGATGATCGGCGGCGCCCCGCGCAGCGGCCGCTCGCAGATCCTGCGTACGATCGCGGCCTCCCTGGCCCGCACCCACTCCACCGCCGACGTCCATCTGTACGGGATCGACTGCGGCAACGGCGCGCTCAACGCGCTGAGCAGGCTGCCGCACTGCGGTGCTGTCGTCAGCCGTAACCAGACCGAGCGGGTGATCCGGCTGGTCAATCGGCTCAAGGGCGAGATGTCGCGCCGCCAGGACCTGTTGGCGGAGAAGGGGTTCGCGGACATCGGCGAGCAGCGGGCCGCGTCCGCGGCGGACGAGCGGCTGCCGCACATCGTCGTACTCCTGGACCGCTGGGAGGGCTGGGTGCCCACCCTCGGCGAGGTCGATCACGGTGCGCTCACCGACGAGTTGACCACGATGATGCGTGAGGGTGCGAGCGTCGGCATCCACCTCGTCCTGACCGGTGACCGCACGCTGCTGGTCGGCCGGATCGCGACGCTCACCGAGGAGAAGTACGGGCTGCGGCTCGCCGACCGCAGCGACTTCTCGACGCTCGGTATCCCGCACCGCAAGGTCCCGGAGGAGATTCCGCCGGGGCGTGGCTACAAGAACGAGTCCGGTATCGAGACCCAGTTCGCGCTGCTGTCGGAGGACACGACCGGTCAGGGCCAGGCTGCCGCGATCACGGCGATCGGTGAGGCTGCGGCGGCCCGGGACGCCCAAGTCCCGCGTTCCCGGCGCCCGTTCCGCGTCGACAGCCTGCCGTCGCGGATCTCGTTCGCGGACGCGTGGGGGATGCGCGACCCGGAGACCTCCGGTTCGCGTCTGTGGGGCCTCGTGGGCATCGGCGGCGACGACATCACGGGCTTCGGCCCTGATCTCGCGACCGGTGTGCCGACGTTCGTCATCGCGGGGCCTGCCAAGTCGGGGCGCTCGACGGTGCTGATGAACTTCGCGCAGTCGTATCTGTCCCAGGGTGTACGTCTGGTCATCGCGGCGCCGCGTCAGTCGCCGTTGCGGCAACTGGACGGTGCGGACGGGGTGTTGAAGATGTACACCGGCGACGACATCGACGAGGACGACTTCGAGGAGCTCATCGACCAGGCGTCGCTGGAGGAGCCGATCGTGGTTCTCATCGACGACGGGGAGATCCTGGAGGACTGTGACGCCGCGAGCCAGATGAAGAAGATCGTGTCGCGGGGTGCGGAGCGGGGGCTCGGGCTCGTCATCGCGGGTGATGAGGAGGATGTCTGCAGTGGGTTCAGTGGGTGGCAGGTCGATGCGAAGAAGGGGCGGCGGGGGATTCTGCTGTCGCCGCAGGAGTCTTCGAGCGGGGATCTGATCGGGGTGCGCATCAACCGGAGCATGGTGGGTGGGCAGGTCGCGCCGGGCAAGGGGATGTTGCATCTGGGGGATGGGGAGCTTCGTACGGTGGTCATTCCGGGGTGA
- a CDS encoding WXG100 family type VII secretion target → MAKDLDVTYQDMRDAAKHVVKEKEKLQEKLDGLRKYIANLVESGYVTKSSSKAFDENFEEFTRGAKDTLDGLDGMGDYLTMAADKFEQIDEELAKSAKK, encoded by the coding sequence ATGGCCAAGGACCTTGATGTCACATATCAGGACATGCGGGATGCTGCCAAGCATGTCGTGAAGGAGAAGGAAAAGCTTCAGGAGAAGCTGGACGGCCTGCGCAAGTACATCGCGAACCTGGTCGAGTCCGGCTACGTCACGAAGAGCTCGTCGAAGGCCTTCGACGAGAACTTCGAGGAGTTCACCCGCGGCGCGAAGGACACGCTGGACGGTCTGGACGGCATGGGTGACTACCTGACCATGGCCGCGGACAAGTTCGAGCAGATCGACGAGGAACTGGCGAAGTCGGCGAAGAAGTAG